A DNA window from Flavobacteriales bacterium contains the following coding sequences:
- a CDS encoding glycosyltransferase family 2 protein: protein MVQKLSIIIPAYNEELTMLSVLEKMVSLELINGIEKEILVIDDHSSDGTNSIISVFCSTNSQVVFYRQPVNMGKGAAVRKGIELATGDFLIFQDADLELDPEDINLLLKKAIDEKCQIVYGSRLLTEQSKAAFVRSSYVANVFLSALSNVVNGTRITDMETCYKLIDSSLAKSLELKENRFGFEPEITAKLAHKKAEFHEVPISYISRSREDGKKIGYKDGLRAIYCILKYGLFN from the coding sequence ATGGTTCAGAAACTTTCCATCATCATTCCTGCTTACAACGAAGAATTGACCATGCTTTCCGTTCTCGAAAAGATGGTTTCTCTTGAATTGATAAACGGCATCGAAAAGGAAATTCTGGTAATAGACGATCATTCCAGCGATGGAACAAACAGCATCATCAGTGTCTTTTGTTCAACCAACAGCCAAGTGGTTTTCTATCGTCAACCTGTGAATATGGGAAAAGGCGCTGCCGTAAGGAAAGGCATTGAACTTGCCACAGGAGATTTCCTGATCTTTCAGGATGCAGACCTCGAACTCGATCCCGAGGACATCAATCTTCTATTGAAAAAAGCGATTGATGAAAAATGCCAGATCGTTTACGGCTCGCGTTTGCTAACGGAGCAGAGCAAAGCGGCATTTGTAAGAAGCAGCTACGTTGCCAATGTTTTTCTCAGTGCGCTATCAAATGTGGTGAACGGTACGCGCATTACGGACATGGAAACGTGTTACAAACTGATTGATTCAAGTTTGGCAAAATCGTTGGAACTCAAAGAAAATCGCTTTGGATTTGAACCGGAAATAACCGCAAAACTGGCACACAAGAAGGCCGAATTCCATGAAGTTCCCATTTCTTACATCAGCCGAAGCAGAGAAGATGGCAAGAAGATCGGTTACAAAGATGGATTGCGTGCTATTTATTGCATCCTCAAATACGGTCTGTTCAACTGA
- the can gene encoding carbonate dehydratase, which translates to MSDMKEKTFYKKLIDNNRKWVKEKLGGDPEFFKKLADGQSPPVLWIGCADSRVPANEIIGAQPGEVFVHRNIANMVIPTDMSMLSVLDYAVNVLKVRHVIVCGHYGCGGVKAAMGNQSYGIIDNWIRHIKDVYRFHQDELELMDDEHDGRFNRFVELNVREQVHDLAKTSIVQTAWHNGQELHLHGWVYGVGSGVVKDLEVNLSSNSMLDDVYQLKF; encoded by the coding sequence ATGTCAGATATGAAGGAAAAAACATTTTACAAGAAACTCATCGATAATAACAGGAAGTGGGTTAAAGAGAAATTGGGAGGTGATCCTGAATTCTTCAAAAAACTGGCCGATGGCCAATCTCCACCCGTACTTTGGATCGGTTGTGCTGATAGTCGCGTACCTGCAAACGAGATCATTGGGGCACAACCAGGTGAAGTTTTTGTGCACAGGAATATTGCCAATATGGTCATTCCAACAGATATGAGCATGCTAAGCGTGCTTGATTACGCGGTGAATGTGCTCAAAGTACGCCACGTGATCGTATGCGGTCATTATGGTTGTGGAGGTGTGAAAGCTGCCATGGGAAATCAATCTTACGGCATCATTGACAACTGGATCCGTCACATCAAAGATGTTTATCGGTTTCATCAGGACGAGTTAGAACTGATGGACGATGAACATGATGGCCGTTTCAATCGATTTGTGGAGTTGAATGTTCGGGAGCAAGTGCACGATTTGGCCAAAACATCCATTGTGCAAACCGCTTGGCACAATGGACAGGAACTACATCTACATGGTTGGGTCTATGGTGTTGGTTCGGGTGTTGTAAAGGACCTAGAAGTGAACCTAAGCTCCAATTCGATGCTTGACGATGTCTATCAGCTCAAATTCTGA